A region of Lycium barbarum isolate Lr01 chromosome 3, ASM1917538v2, whole genome shotgun sequence DNA encodes the following proteins:
- the LOC132630996 gene encoding uncharacterized protein LOC132630996 — protein sequence MDIIVGLLNTLGKLDSIWVIVDRLTKPAHFIPVQITYTAQKLAQIYIRGISELGTRLDLGTAFHLQTDGQSEGKIQVLEDMRRACVIDFGGHWDQFLPLEKFACNNSFHSSIDMAPFEALYGRRCRYPFVWFDAFEVRPWGTDLLRESLYKVKVIKENLLAAQSWQKEYTDRKVRDLEFMVGGLSGVRPVFHAYMLKRYHGDGSFIIRGDSVLLDENLSCEEDPIAILDREVCKLRSKEIASVKVPWKNRSVDEATWGTKSDMRPQIDVGNLGEKPELTGWMRLLQRV from the exons atgGATATTATCGTTGGTCTTCTAAATACATTGGGTAAgcttgattcgatttgggtcattgttgatagattgaccaagCCAGCTCATTTCATACCGGTTCAGATCACCTATACTGCTCAGAAGTTGGCCCAGATTTATATCCGTGGGATT TCCGAGTTGGGCACTCGATTGGATCTTGGCACAGCTTTCCACCttcagacagatggtcagtctgAGGGGAAGATTCAGGTTCTAGAGGATATGCgtcgagcttgtgtgattgacttcggtGGTCActgggaccagttcttaccatTGGAAAAGTTTGCGTGTAATAATAGTTtccactcgagcattgatatggctccatttgaggctCTTTACGGGAGGAGATGTAGATATCCTTTTgtgtggtttgatgcatttgaggtaaggCCATGGGGTACTGATCTTTTGAGAGAGTCATTATACAAAGTTAAGGTGATTAAGGAAAATCTCTTGGCGGCTCAGAGTTGGCAGAAGGAATAtacggaccggaaggtccgagatcttgagttcatggttgggg GTTTGTCTGGCGTTCGTCCGGTGTTTCATGCCTAtatgttgaagagatatcatggtgATGGATCTTTTATCATTCGTGGTGATTCAGTCTTGTTAGATGAGAACTTGTCTTGTGAAGAAgatcctattgctattctagatagggaGGTTTGTAAGTTGAGGTCTAAAGAGATTGCGTCAGTGAAGGTTCCGTGGAAGAACCGCTCCGTTGATGAAGCTACTTGGGGGACTAAATCAGATATGC ggcctcAGATTGATGTTGGGAATTTGGGTGAAAAACCAGAGCTCACTGGTTGGATGAGACTGCTGCAGCGGGTGTAA